A region from the Vicia villosa cultivar HV-30 ecotype Madison, WI linkage group LG3, Vvil1.0, whole genome shotgun sequence genome encodes:
- the LOC131659964 gene encoding uncharacterized mitochondrial protein AtMg00310-like — protein sequence MLSYQFSFYKIPRKVLKDIIAIQRNFLWNGVGDKNSISWMGWKDVCKSKEEGGLGIKHAGRFNKALMSKWPWRMLNEENAIWSGVLRGRYGDTRSGMWGNDAIGSVSKESLGWRYIMELCGEKERVIKKITSRLGEGNTILF from the coding sequence ATGCTGAGTTACCAATTCTCGTTCTACAAAATTCCAAGGAAAGTACTGAAAGATATTATTGCTATACAAAGGAATTTCTTGTGGAATGGTGTTGGGGACAAAAACTCGATATCCTGGATGGGTTGGAAAGATGTGTGCAAATCTAAGGAGGAAGGAGGCCTGGGTATTAAGCATGCAGGGAGATTCAACAAAGCACTTATGTCAAAATGGCCTTGGAGGATGCTAAATGAAGAGAATGCAATTTGGAGTGGAGTGTTGAGAGGGAGGTATGGCGATACCAGAAGCGGAATGTGGGGCAATGATGCAATTGGTTCAGTATCAAAGGAATCTTTAGGGTGGAGATACATTATGGAATTGTGTGGTGAGAAAGAAAGAGTAATAAAGAAGATCACATCAAGACTAGGAGAAGGAAATACTATActgttttag